tatgtCAAGTTTGATactgtaggatcgaaacagagttaaacagacctaccagagagagggtgaatggtagagaaaaccaaaacccaaaaatctttcgcggaataaaaaattacctctgtcgaagagtATCTTGATCGCCTCGCTCCTATGCCACCGCTACCTTTATCTCGCCGCTCCTGTGCCGTCGATCAGATCGTCGAAATATAGAAAGTCACCAgcgccgatcagatcgtcagAATCCATAAAATCACTAGTAAATGAAAGTCGAAGACGTAAATCGAATGAACTTGACTTTATTGTATCAACTATAATTTACAAAGCGCACCAACAACgctcctctcaaaattgttgatctagaaccaacaactattcaacttaaattttctaattctaaatctcacaaaaagcacaccgggggcatacccctcggtacctatttatatcaacaaaatctaACTCTGACTAGAAATCAGACTACTTATCCTAGTAAGACTCATCTCTCCAAAACTATCTCCAACTGCAATCCGATTTTATCTtccgcgctacagtaaccgaaccggtgctacagtaaccgatTGCGCTACAGTAATAACCCGCACGGCTACAGTAACCCGACCAACtccttttcgctttttctcATCCGATCTTGATCCGATTTAATTCGCGAATTTTCCGATGcttacacatgcaacatgtgaagcccgttacgactctatcccacacggtgtttctccaccatgtgccatctcgtattcaacatcgtcacccAGCATCcttgatcgtccggacctcagctactccctgagcttagtcacgattccaccgccggtgaccgatattgacctctgagaatcacgactctactccaaccatgtcacatggcattccgaccatccagacctcggttccttcctgaacttagtcatggtccgcatcccgaccatccagacctcagttCTTCCCtggaacctagtcatggtccttaccagccattgaccacagttgacctcaagtcaccagcacacacagagacaaaccaaccgcttCCGGGCACAGATATCACAACCTAacccacattagtcacacacactcacaccaacacaatAACTGTTTCCAAACtaaatctatcaatttacaagccaattgttcatcataaaatatagatcatgactatgatcttacagaTACATCCCTAGTATGCAAAACTTCACGATACAAGTGAAAGATGTAGTTCTAATGAAGACAGGGGATCCAACGACGTTCTCCAGCTTGCTAACGTGAAGCAGTGCTTGACTCCATTGATCAGACAGCTCCGGCAACTCTGGGAGGAGCATACGGCTGGTGGATCCAGCAGCGCGAACTGCTCCTACAGCTCTGCTACAACGGTGGCTTTACCGTATGCCCCCACCCATTCCACCCTGGCTGGTGGACATCAGAAGTAATATTGCCACTCCCAGGATTGCAGAGCGTGGATGAGCCACGGCAATTGCTTGTCTGTTGATTactcgctagctagctagagggATACTGTCCGTTATGATGCGTCTGCATGGTTATTTATACATGGCTCCTCCATGcatgtttaatttattataaccGATTGACCGTGCTTTATTGAAGCCTTAATTGATGAgtcgatgcatgcatgcttactagctagctagtgcgtaaattggtaattaattagtttgttagCAGTGACagatccaaaagaaaaaatattaggagaGGTTGAACGAAAAAGAACTGTTTTTAGCCCTTACTTCTCTTTAGTAATACTAGAAATTTTCTTGCGGGGGCTAAGGGGGGCTTCAATGGCGCAGATCGGACAGAGGGGGGGCTAAAGCCCCCTAGCCCCGGTGGTAGATCCACCCCTGTTTGTTAGGTATATCGGTTGAGTTGGATATGTTCAGTCGcccttatatataatatggatATATGTAGAGACGGTTTGGCAAGCGGCGTTCATATcctctatattttcttttctaagtTACAACTATGCTGCCAAACTAGACAGTCATACAAAGAGGAATATTTTCACAAGTGCTGTTCTAGAATTGGTTAGGTCGAAGATACATTAGGGTACTAGTTTGATCATGTGTGGTCGTGCTAACTCATGATGTGCACACTTGAAACTTGTGAACTCTGTTATTATTTGTGAGGTACGTTGATCCTCACTATGGAAGCTTGGTAGGGTATTTTAGCTCTGGCATAACAAATCATGAACcaatttttaacatattttggAATACAATACTTAACTGTCTGTGGCATAATAATACTATTTTGTCGCTCCACCtctcataatatattttttccaacaaaaagaaaagcccaAGTGGCCATTTTAACCGGAGTAGAAGGTCattgggagaaaaaaaatagatggatGGTATTCAGCCCACAAATCATTCGAAGTCCAGGCCCACAACTGGCCCATAAGCCTCAGCCTTCTTCGTCGCAGCTCGCTAGCAAGCATCATGTTTCCAAGGCCCAGTtgggctctctctctctctcactctcgcCGCATCCGGTCCGGCGATGGTTGCGGGCGCGATctccgccggccggcgagcggcgcgggcgtccgcggcggcgctgtggTCCTGGCGGAAGCAGTGGTTGCTTCTGCACATCCAGTTCCTGCCGCCcatgctcgccgtcgccggccgcgcgctgGAGCTCGGCAGCGCGCTCCCCGCCGCGGCCCTGCGCGCCGAGCTGGTTTGCGGCGCCGGCCCGGTCCTCCTCCCCGCCTGACTTTCCGCGCCGGCGTGATGGGTAAATATCACACCTAATGAGCTATTGGGTGTTGAAATTTGTTGTGGCTTCGAACAGATGGAGCTTCGGTGCCCTAGATGTCGCGCTCTCTACGCtcgtagtattttttttccaggtTGTATCGAGATCTCCTGCCAAGCTGCTATGGGTATTGGGGATGAAATGCCACACTCGGCTAGCGACTGGGGCACTTTCCTCAATTAATGACTATGATTTGATCTAACTATTGACTAGTCACCATTCTAAAAACAACTATTGAGCAGTCCAGGTCTCAGTGCCGAGTGCCAGAGTGTGGCATGTGATCAGTAACATCGTTGCTGACTCTGTGCTTGTTTACCCTCTGCTTGTTAATACAAAAAATTCCGGCAAAAAGAATTTCATGCTCTCTTACAGTGCTAGGTGCTAATACACATTGAACTTACCCATTCTTGCTGCAATGAACCAATGAATAGCTTCCTTTGATAAAGGTTAATGTATGTTAGCTTCCTTTGATTAGGTTAATGCATGTTATGTCTGATTATAGTTATAGCAAAGCTATTTTGTCTCACTGTTCTTAGTCAAGTATATTCTGGAAGAACTGTTATAGTCAATGCCTCACAGTGCCTTTGTAGAATCATGCTATCTAGATAGCAGCCATCTAATGATTTCGATGTGTCAAAAACGATTGTTTCTTCATGGCCTGAATGGCCAGCATGCCGGGGAACCTGATCTGGGAAACTAGAGCTTCACCAAGGGTCAGGTTCTTCGTATGGCTGGCTACGAGAGGTAGATTCCTCACAGCCGATAACCTCAGCAGGAGAGGTTGGCCCAACCAGCAGCTCTGTCCACTCAGCACATCGGAAGAAGAGACTTGCCGCCATCTCTTCTCGGATTGCGTTTTCGCTCGACAAGTTTGGGTAGCGATCAAGGGTTGGATTCAAGTGGATTGCCCGCTACAAGATCAGTCGCACGAAGACCTAACTTGGGCAATCTGGAAGGAGCGGAATGGCAAAATCTTCAATCAGAAACTGAGCACAACAGCCCAGATTTACAATGGCATTCGAGCTGAGGTCATAATCTGGAAAGAAGTGGGCATATTTAATGATGGAGAAGGCTGAGGGAGGGCCATAGAGGAACCCTCTCCCCACTCTgttcttctttcttgttttcttttcctttggaCATGGTTACTGGCTAAAGCCTCGGCAGCATCTTGTCGTTGTACTGCACCCCCTTTCACCTGTACATTCCCCCTTCGGTCTTAATGAATTTCGGTTGGTTGCTTTCGGCCAACCCGGCAAAAAATTTCACAACAGTTTACCATGGAGACCTTCCTTTCTGCAGTTCTTGGTAATCTTGTCAGCAGTTCCATGTCCTTGTTGATAGATACTACTGGAAGCACCAGGGTGTGGAGGAGAATCTGCAATTGCTGTACCACGTGCTGCTGTTGATCCAAACCACCTTTGAGGAGGCCTAGGAGGCACATCACAAACCAAGTGATGATACTACAACTTCAGATGAGAAATGCGACGATGTACAAGGCTACTACATGTTTGATAGTTTCAACTTTCAAGTACCAAATTACCCCAGAAAAATCTCAAGGTGAGTTGTGATCACTTGTACCCCTTGATCCAATTTGGGCCAGCAAAGTGGTTTTGTTTATCTACTAGAACAAGGGAAATAGTATTGGAAGGGGAAGAGATAAAAGAGCTGCGAAAGATGGTTGGTACCTCGAAAAACATTGTTGCAGACATGAAAGAGTTTGTTAGGTTTCTCATAGTTACCCTCGTATGTTTGGCCAACCTTATTGCAGTCATTTATTGTTGGAAAACTACATGGTTGGTTGTCAAGCTGCACAGGAGAGGGTCATTAACTTCTTATTGAGCATGTCTGCTATGGTGAAAGGGCGTGTAAGCACTTCTCCTCAATCATTGTATGTAGGGGAAATGGTTTCAAGGGTAGAAATTTGGTACCTGCAGAAACCAGTGTAATCAATTATCAAAATCTTACCTCAGGCAAACAGTCACTAGCTATCATTGAACTTGTATATGATATGGATGATGGAACGTAGAGAAGAATACCGCACAACCTGAGGTTATGCTGCATAGTGCCTGTGAGTAAGATCGTAATAATCAGTCGGTCAGAGAAGATAGCATCTTTTGGAAATTGGAACAACAGAAACTCTTCAGCTAAATTTTCGGACCCAAGAAGCTTCTTGGTATTTCTTTAAGACTGTTGCATTTGGGAGCACAAATTCAGAAGAGCATCCATGTGTATGGAGATTGCCTCCCTGTTAAGCCAATCATCCATCGCAGCAAATGCCATTGAACATTGGTGGTGTACTCAGATCTAATTTTAATCCTCAGTTCAGGTACAAGGTTTTTCTTCGCTTGAAATATTTCACAGACAGACATACCGTTTTGCTTAGTGAATACCTGATTGTTTCAATGGTTTGCAATTGGTAATAGGTGTGCTGCTCGACATGATGATCTTCCCAAGATAACATCAAGTGATATTCTTAAGGAAGTCTGAAACCTCAAAGAAAATTGATGCCCTACTGTGGCAGTCGGGCAACCTCATTATGGGCACATTGCGAGATACTTGCACAGTCGCCATATATGGTGCCTAAGAGGAAGCATTTCCCAGCATCGGATGGTTACTTTGATCTGAAATTATGTTGATATTGTCAAACTTGTGTCGAAAAATATTGTCATGATCCAGCAGGTTGGACCCATCCATGCGGTTCACTATGTAGAATTCTGGTGTGGTCTATATATTGCTGACTTTACAATCTTTGTAACCCTTCACTGGGATCCTAAATTCAGattcaaaattcagaaaagaaaaatcagcaCCAAAGGTTTGCTAGGCAGAGTCTTGCTTCTCTGCCAATCTTTTATTCCAAGAGTCAAAGTAAAACATTGAACAACACAATCTATTCTTCAAGCAAATCATCAGTAGCAAGCAAGATAACGTCTGCTAATTCAAAGGTCCAACATGTGCGCGGAAAATCACCGCCTCTGACGAGGCTTTCGTTGGCCACTGATCGACGACCGATTGTGCAGTCAAAAGACCGATGAAAGTCCGGAGCCAACAAGCGGTCGCTGTCAATGAACGACCTAGAAAGCAGCGGCCTTGCAATGCCAtaattcaacaaaaaaaaacacgacaACCCCTTGCGTAAGTCGGATGCCCGATTGATTTCATTGTTTTCAGTCACAACACCTCACTGTGTCACCACCATGGACACCTTTTCTGCTGTTCTTGGTGATCTTCTCAGCAGGTGCATCTCCTTCGCCATTGACAGATGCCACCAGCAGCACCagggcgtggaggaggaggggaaccTCCagcggctgcgccgcgtgctGCTGCGGATCCAAGCCGTCGTCGAGGAGGCCGACGGGAGGTGCATCACGAACAGAGTGATGCTGCAGCAGCTTAGCACGCTGAGGGACGCGATGTACAGAGGGTGCTACTTCCTCGACAACTCCAGGTGCCGAACTATTCAAGCGCATGCTACCTACGAGGTGGGTGATCACTCTCCTGGCCTGTCCCCTTTCAGCCCATTGAAGCGTCTCTGTATCTCCACTGGAGCATGGAAAATTCTGCCCAGAGCCGTGGAGAAGAATGAGCTGCAGAGGATGCTCGATCACCTGGAAACCGTAGTTTCAGACATGCAGGAGTTTGTTGTGTTTGTGAGCAGCTACCCTCGTGTGCCTCGCCAGCCCTACTGCAGCTACTTGTTGCTGGAAAACTGCATGTTTGGCCGCCAGGCAGAGCAGGAGAGGGTCATCAAGTTCTTGCTGGAGCCACGTCCTCCTGGTGCTGCTAAAGGCATCGATGTGCTTCCAATAATCGGACCAGGCGGAGTTGGGAAGAGCACTCTTGTTGAGCATGTCTGCTTCGATGAAAGGGTGCGTAGATGCTTCTCTACAATTGTTTACTATGGCCCAGACAGTATTAGGGGTGGAAGTCTGACGGTTTTGGCAGACACCGGCATGATCAAACATCGAAATCCTGTCACGACGGAACAATCGCTAGTTATCATCGAACCTGGGAATGATATGGATGATGAAACATGGAGGGGGATATTGCACAGCCTGAGAGATGGCCACATAACTACTGTGAGTAAGATCATAATAACAAGTCGATCAAAAGAGATGGCAACTTTTGGAACAACAGAAGCGCTTCAATTGGATTTCCTCACGAAAGAAGCCTTTTGGTATTTCTTCAAGACAATAGTATTTGGGAGTACAAATCCTGAAGAGGAGCCGAAGCTAGCATCCATATGTATGGAGCTTGCAACCATGGTGGATGGATCGTTCATGGGTGCACACATCTTTGGTGACATACTCAGGTCTAATTTTAGTGCTCAATTCTGGTACAGGTTTCTTAAATGCTACAAATTTTACACAGATATGCATGTCCGTCAGGTAGGTGAACACCCAAGCGAAGTATATAGGGGAATAAGCGGACGCACGAGCatttggacatctaaaaatCGGTTTGTCACCACAGCAACATATGCGGTGACATATAGGCTTTATGAAGCAAGTTCTGCGAATCTGGATGATCAATCCATCGTACCGGTAAACGATGTTTTTATTGGAAATTTTCAGATTCAGGGGAAAATTGATGTCCTGCTATGGCGATCAAAGATACCACCTTACTACAGCTACATTGCGCATTACGAGGTACTTGCACGACAGCCGCAGATGCTGCCTAACAAAAGAAAGCGATCCAGGCCGCTGGCAGAAGGGTTAGTTTGATCTGGAATTATTTTATGTCACTCTAGAGTTGGTTCGTAACAGCAACTGATAGTTCCGTGAATATGCTGATTCAGTTCTTAGCTAGTTATTTTAACATGCATTTTGCTCCCTTGTTTTCCCCTTTCTACAGTGTAAACTACACTATTAGTCGTGTACATCTCTTTTCATGGATGTAATATTATCTTCTGTTATCCGATCCTCTCGACCTATATGTTCTTTTCCTACATTGGGATATACTATATCATTGTATAATAAATAGAAtggtactccatccgtttcatattataaaacaatctggatttgtctagatttattcatatatcgACGTatgtgttttgtatatgtgtctaaattcattagcacacgtaTGAATTTAATCAAGACCAGAAAGTCGTATGATGTGGAACAGAGgaaatacattttattttacgtccaatttataataattcaCTTGTAAATTTTAAACCCACTTAATGAAAATTTGTCCACCCAGCTAGGGTTATAAGAAGGGTtgttttataaagaaaaagagagtgGAGTGAGTGGAGTTCAATATTTCAACTTTTGTTTTAAGGCATCATTTTACCATGGTCATTTATATTGAGTTCGACATTAAATATGTTcataacaaattattattaaatgagatttgcttcagtccaacaaaaaatacttctaggtaccggtatctcgcggtaccaaaattatttttgatcattagatctaacagtgcacatcctgctcagctagatctaataataaagaacaatttggtatctcgagataccggtgcCTAAAGATACTTTTGTTGgactggagcaaatctcttattaaatacaaaaatctTGACCAAACGAAGGTACAACGAATCATAATTGTAGTGGTTCCACTTTGTATCACTAAACTTACGTGTGGTTAAGCTATTTGTTAGCAAAAAGTAACTTATCTCAGAATACAAAAGATTTTGTcagtacaaatatatatccaaagtcttttatattttacgaCGGGACTAGTACAAACTGTAAAGTTTAAACCTTGAAATGTGTGCATGTCGTGTAGATTTGTACTCCCAATATTGCAAAACATAGGATTGTTAAGCAGGGTTTAAAGAGGAAACTAATCATtagacaaataaaaataaggaaTGTGCTTACATTTTTCATTGCACATAACTTTCTCAATGtagactaaattttttagtagTGAGTTactgtttaatttattattgcaACTTGTTTTTGAGAATACGCAACAACATATCTTTTTTATTGATGAAGGGGGAGGAAAAACTTTTACAACAGCCAGGAAGTTATTTACAAAGGGCaatggaaaggaaaaggacTGAACAAAGCATTGTAAGTCTATGTCTTCTGGTAGACGCTGCGATCTATGGGTGAACTAGCATCctcatctttttacttctgcttatgcttataatacaaaatataaatatttaaccttaaatttagagttgattttgaggcttttcgctaaagtttattttcagccttaccttttagatcgctaaaaatatatctatactactttaaatgtctCTAGTGGTGGTGCCGGTAAATTTAACACTTCACTGCTTTCTacggttttttttaaattagcCTATCATATTTCCTTATATTATAGAATAGCTCATATTTAgttcaaacaagtgatattaATATAGTTGAGAAAGAAATACTAtaacattttgtaatatatttacatagcAAGGTATGcgtattttcttatatatatatataatttttatttataaattatttttttatataaatatgccgtttggccTTTTTCCCAACCCCTAAATTTTGTCAGACAGGCATGCCCGCAAAACGCCATAGTGCCACCTCAATTGCAGCATCTTCAGCCACCTGGACCATCGTTCTGCTGCAACCATCGAATATTCTCTCGTTTCTCTCCTTCCAAATTGTCCGAGCCAGCACGACGACGATGGTGTCGAATCCTCTGCGAGGCGCCAAGCAAATTTTCGTCCGC
This is a stretch of genomic DNA from Oryza brachyantha chromosome 1, ObraRS2, whole genome shotgun sequence. It encodes these proteins:
- the LOC102717941 gene encoding putative disease resistance protein RGA3 isoform X2, which translates into the protein MDTFSAVLGDLLSRCISFAIDRCHQQHQGVEEEGNLQRLRRVLLRIQAVVEEADGRCITNRVMLQQLSTLRDAMYRGCYFLDNSRCRTIQAHATYEVGDHSPGLSPFSPLKRLCISTGAWKILPRAVEKNELQRMLDHLETVVSDMQEFVVFVSSYPRVPRQPYCSYLLLENCMFGRQAEQERVIKFLLEPRPPGAAKGIDVLPIIGPGGVGKSTLVEHVCFDERVRRCFSTIVYYGPDSIRGGSLTVLADTGMIKHRNPVTTEQSLVIIEPGNDMDDETWRGILHSLRDGHITTVSKIIITSRSKEMATFGTTEALQLDFLTKEAFWYFFKTIVFGSTNPEEEPKLASICMELATMVDGSFMGAHIFGDILR
- the LOC102717941 gene encoding putative disease resistance protein RGA3 isoform X1 codes for the protein MDTFSAVLGDLLSRCISFAIDRCHQQHQGVEEEGNLQRLRRVLLRIQAVVEEADGRCITNRVMLQQLSTLRDAMYRGCYFLDNSRCRTIQAHATYEVGDHSPGLSPFSPLKRLCISTGAWKILPRAVEKNELQRMLDHLETVVSDMQEFVVFVSSYPRVPRQPYCSYLLLENCMFGRQAEQERVIKFLLEPRPPGAAKGIDVLPIIGPGGVGKSTLVEHVCFDERVRRCFSTIVYYGPDSIRGGSLTVLADTGMIKHRNPVTTEQSLVIIEPGNDMDDETWRGILHSLRDGHITTVSKIIITSRSKEMATFGTTEALQLDFLTKEAFWYFFKTIVFGSTNPEEEPKLASICMELATMVDGSFMGAHIFGDILRSNFSAQFWYRFLKCYKFYTDMHVRQVGEHPSEVYRGISGRTSIWTSKNRFVTTATYAVTYRLYEASSANLDDQSIVPVNDVFIGNFQIQGKIDVLLWRSKIPPYYSYIAHYEVLARQPQMLPNKRKRSRPLAEGLV